The Devosia sp. A16 genome includes a window with the following:
- the cydX gene encoding cytochrome bd-I oxidase subunit CydX, with product MWYFSWILGVGLACSFGILNAMWFEFREDARQASAKPDDSRPAT from the coding sequence ATGTGGTATTTCTCGTGGATCCTCGGCGTCGGCCTCGCCTGCAGCTTCGGCATCCTCAACGCCATGTGGTTCGAATTCCGCGAGGACGCACGGCAGGCCAGTGCCAAACCGGATGATAGCCGGCCGGCGACTTAG
- a CDS encoding Crp/Fnr family transcriptional regulator, protein MCGVLKPDELIELARHTHKVRHENGDELIGDSTEIRSYANVMRGVVKLSKVLEDGRQQLVGLQFAPDFLGRLFGRESVLTAEAASTVDLCVIPVPALERMIATTPALEHRLMQQTLRELDEAREWMVTLGRKTAQEKVASFLYLIAMHADPATDVDGHISFELPLTRSDIADFLGLTIETVSRQLTKLRQLEVIGISNNRTVEVPELEALRALCG, encoded by the coding sequence ATGTGCGGCGTTCTCAAGCCTGATGAACTGATCGAGCTGGCGCGCCACACGCACAAGGTGCGGCACGAGAATGGCGACGAGCTGATCGGCGACAGTACCGAAATCCGCTCCTACGCCAACGTGATGCGCGGCGTGGTCAAGCTCAGCAAGGTGCTCGAAGATGGCCGCCAGCAGCTGGTCGGGCTGCAGTTCGCGCCGGATTTCCTCGGCCGGCTGTTCGGGCGCGAGAGCGTATTGACCGCCGAGGCCGCCTCCACGGTGGACCTGTGCGTGATCCCGGTGCCCGCGCTCGAGCGGATGATCGCCACCACGCCGGCGCTGGAACACCGCCTCATGCAGCAGACACTGCGCGAACTCGACGAAGCGCGCGAGTGGATGGTGACGCTGGGGCGGAAGACCGCGCAGGAAAAGGTCGCAAGCTTTCTCTATCTCATCGCCATGCACGCCGACCCCGCCACGGACGTCGACGGCCATATCAGCTTCGAGCTGCCGCTTACGCGCTCCGACATCGCCGACTTTCTCGGGCTGACCATCGAGACGGTGTCGCGGCAGCTGACCAAGCTACGGCAGCTCGAGGTGATCGGCATCAGCAATAATCGCACGGTCGAAGTGCCCGAGCTCGAGGCGCTGCGGGCGCTCTGTGGGTAG
- a CDS encoding IS110 family transposase, whose product MIASPDYVSVDVSKQHLDLAMVETAVLRIPNTQAGVRRLIVRLGTLRRPHVVCEATGSYTRLMARELAEHGIALSKVNPRRVRDLARADGQMAKTDAIDAQAILRFARLMQPQPDPHDPYALELTDLVRRRRQMVDMLAMEKQRSEHPEGQTIKASIKAHIDFLSTQIAAIDKQITEHIAQHAGLHRRAELLASIPGIGRVTAAVLIAEMPELGSIGNKQAAALAGVAPFVHDSGQMRGQAHIAGGRLSVRCALYMATISAIRANPPIKTFYQRLRSQGKPAKLAIVAAMRKLLTTANAILANDAPWIPSPA is encoded by the coding sequence ATGATCGCTTCCCCCGACTATGTCAGCGTCGACGTATCCAAGCAGCACCTGGACCTGGCCATGGTCGAGACCGCGGTGCTTCGTATTCCCAATACCCAGGCAGGGGTGCGCCGCCTGATCGTGCGGCTCGGGACGCTGAGGCGGCCGCACGTGGTGTGTGAAGCCACTGGCAGCTATACCCGACTGATGGCTCGCGAACTGGCCGAACACGGCATTGCCCTGAGCAAGGTCAACCCACGCCGGGTGAGGGATCTGGCCCGTGCCGACGGGCAGATGGCCAAGACCGATGCGATTGACGCGCAGGCCATCCTGCGCTTCGCTCGCCTCATGCAGCCACAGCCCGATCCGCACGATCCCTATGCCCTGGAGCTGACCGACCTGGTACGTCGGCGTCGGCAGATGGTGGACATGCTGGCCATGGAGAAGCAGCGCAGCGAGCACCCCGAGGGCCAGACGATCAAGGCCAGCATCAAGGCCCATATCGACTTCCTGAGTACTCAGATCGCCGCCATCGACAAGCAGATCACCGAGCACATCGCGCAGCATGCCGGCCTGCACCGCCGGGCCGAACTGCTGGCCTCCATTCCCGGCATCGGCCGGGTCACGGCAGCCGTACTCATCGCCGAGATGCCCGAGTTGGGCAGCATCGGTAACAAGCAGGCAGCAGCTCTGGCGGGGGTGGCGCCCTTCGTGCACGACAGCGGCCAGATGCGAGGCCAAGCTCATATCGCGGGCGGTCGATTGTCGGTGCGCTGCGCCCTCTACATGGCCACAATCTCAGCCATCCGCGCCAACCCACCCATCAAAACCTTCTATCAAAGGCTCCGCAGCCAAGGCAAACCGGCAAAGCTGGCCATCGTCGCCGCCATGCGAAAGCTGCTCACGACCGCAAACGCCATCCTCGCAAACGACGCACCTTGGATCCCAAGCCCAGCTTGA
- a CDS encoding aldo/keto reductase → MDPFELRPLGRTRLELPRLGLGGASLGNIFNIVPEAQADATIDAAWDAGIRFYDTSPWYGRGLSEHRIGRGLYLRPPGEAIVSTKVGRVLYAPDDPVAFAASERNWPNGLKFQHRHDYSYGGVMRSYEDSLQRLRRNRVDVLVIHDLDLANLGSEELVRRHLDELDAGGGMRALEELKAGGLIKAIGAGVNRMGTIPRFLERFELDFFLVALPYTLAEQPVLDAEFPLCAARGVGVIIGGVFASGILATGPTPGARYNYQVANAEQLERIGRIQAVCERHGVPLAAAALQFTLHHPLVASVIPGAFHPDHPRRNVESMRVEIPADLWAELKHEGLLRPDAPTP, encoded by the coding sequence ATGGATCCGTTCGAGCTCAGGCCGCTCGGTCGAACCCGCCTCGAGCTGCCGCGGCTGGGGCTAGGCGGCGCCTCGCTCGGTAACATCTTCAACATTGTCCCCGAGGCCCAGGCCGACGCCACTATCGATGCAGCGTGGGATGCCGGCATCCGCTTCTACGACACCTCGCCCTGGTATGGACGCGGTTTGAGCGAGCACCGCATCGGGCGCGGCCTTTACCTTCGTCCGCCGGGCGAGGCGATCGTCTCGACCAAGGTCGGCCGCGTGCTGTACGCGCCCGACGATCCCGTCGCCTTCGCGGCGAGCGAGCGCAACTGGCCGAACGGCCTGAAGTTCCAGCACCGGCACGATTACAGCTATGGCGGGGTGATGCGGTCCTATGAGGACAGCCTGCAGCGCCTGAGGCGCAACCGCGTCGATGTGCTGGTGATCCACGATCTCGACCTCGCCAATCTCGGCAGCGAGGAACTGGTGCGCCGGCATCTCGATGAACTCGACGCCGGCGGCGGCATGCGGGCGCTCGAGGAGTTGAAGGCGGGTGGGCTGATCAAGGCCATCGGCGCCGGGGTCAACCGCATGGGCACCATCCCGCGCTTTCTCGAGCGCTTCGAGCTCGATTTCTTTCTCGTGGCGCTACCCTATACCCTCGCCGAGCAGCCGGTGCTCGATGCGGAATTCCCGCTCTGCGCGGCGCGCGGCGTCGGGGTGATCATCGGCGGCGTCTTCGCTTCGGGCATCCTCGCCACCGGCCCGACGCCGGGCGCCCGCTACAACTACCAGGTCGCCAATGCCGAGCAGCTCGAGCGGATCGGCCGTATCCAGGCGGTGTGCGAACGACACGGCGTGCCGCTCGCCGCCGCGGCGCTGCAGTTCACTTTGCACCACCCGCTGGTCGCCTCGGTGATCCCCGGCGCCTTCCATCCCGATCATCCGCGCCGCAATGTCGAGAGCATGCGGGTCGAAATCCCCGCCGACCTGTGGGCGGAGCTCAAGCACGAGGGCTTGCTGCGCCCGGATGCGCCCACGCCTTGA
- a CDS encoding cytochrome ubiquinol oxidase subunit I: MVDPIVVDLSRIQFAATAMYHFLFVPLTLGLSFVMAIMESVYVMTGRVVWRKATLFWGVLFGINFAMGVATGVVMEFQFGMNWSYYSHYVGDVFGAPLAMEGLMAFFLEATLVGLFFFGWDRLKPVAHLAVTWLVALGANFSALWILIANGWMQNPVGAAFNPDTMRMEVTDFMAVLFNPVAQAKFVHTVSAGYVCGAVFVLAVSAMFLLSGKHVELAKRSMVVAASFGLASALSVVVLGDESGYVATEHQKMKIAAMEAMYHTEPAPAALTLFAIPGSDGRPAFEVKFPWVLGLITTRSLDRDLPGITELTEHAALRIASGIEAYKALNALQADRNDATARAAFDAAKADLGYALLLKKYRPDVENATGEEIAQAALDTVPDVWPLFWSFRVMVGAGFFFIAFFALWFWKASTHRIENPRWLLWVAVAVLPLPWIAIEAGWFIAEYGRQPWVVEGVLPTFYAASGLNFWDLVISLSFFMLLYTSLLVVMVWLMVRTIKHGPSDKLNFDQSVEPVDAAAVAPAK, from the coding sequence ATGGTCGATCCCATCGTCGTCGATCTGTCGCGCATCCAGTTCGCCGCGACAGCGATGTACCACTTCCTGTTCGTGCCCCTGACACTGGGCCTCTCCTTTGTGATGGCGATCATGGAGAGCGTCTATGTCATGACCGGCAGGGTCGTCTGGCGCAAGGCGACACTGTTCTGGGGGGTGTTGTTCGGCATCAACTTCGCCATGGGCGTCGCCACCGGCGTGGTGATGGAATTCCAGTTCGGCATGAACTGGAGCTATTATAGCCACTATGTCGGCGACGTGTTCGGCGCCCCGCTCGCCATGGAAGGGCTGATGGCCTTCTTCCTCGAGGCGACGCTGGTCGGGCTGTTCTTCTTCGGCTGGGACCGGCTGAAGCCCGTGGCGCACCTCGCCGTCACCTGGCTGGTGGCGCTTGGGGCCAACTTCTCGGCGCTGTGGATCCTGATCGCCAATGGCTGGATGCAGAACCCGGTGGGTGCCGCCTTCAACCCCGACACCATGCGCATGGAAGTCACCGACTTCATGGCGGTGCTGTTCAACCCGGTGGCGCAGGCCAAATTCGTCCACACCGTGTCGGCCGGCTATGTGTGCGGGGCCGTCTTCGTGCTGGCAGTGAGCGCGATGTTCCTGCTCAGCGGCAAGCATGTCGAACTGGCGAAACGCTCGATGGTCGTGGCGGCCAGCTTCGGGCTTGCCTCGGCGCTCAGCGTCGTCGTCCTCGGTGACGAGTCGGGCTATGTGGCGACCGAGCACCAGAAGATGAAGATCGCCGCGATGGAGGCGATGTACCACACCGAGCCGGCACCGGCCGCGCTCACCCTGTTCGCCATTCCGGGCAGCGACGGGCGACCTGCCTTCGAAGTGAAGTTCCCCTGGGTGCTGGGCCTCATCACCACGCGCTCGCTCGATCGCGACCTGCCGGGGATTACCGAACTCACCGAGCATGCGGCGTTGCGCATCGCCAGCGGCATCGAGGCCTACAAGGCGCTCAACGCCCTGCAGGCGGACCGCAACGATGCCACCGCCCGGGCGGCGTTCGATGCGGCCAAGGCCGATCTCGGCTACGCGCTGCTCCTGAAGAAATACCGGCCGGACGTCGAGAACGCCACCGGCGAGGAAATCGCCCAGGCGGCGCTCGATACCGTCCCGGACGTGTGGCCGCTGTTCTGGAGTTTCCGCGTCATGGTGGGCGCCGGCTTCTTCTTCATCGCCTTCTTCGCGCTGTGGTTCTGGAAGGCGTCCACCCACCGGATCGAAAATCCACGCTGGCTGCTCTGGGTCGCGGTCGCCGTGCTGCCGCTCCCCTGGATCGCCATCGAGGCGGGTTGGTTCATTGCCGAGTACGGACGACAGCCCTGGGTGGTCGAGGGGGTGCTGCCCACCTTCTATGCCGCCTCGGGGCTCAACTTCTGGGACCTCGTCATTTCGCTGAGCTTCTTCATGCTGCTCTACACCTCGTTGCTGGTCGTCATGGTCTGGCTGATGGTTCGCACCATCAAGCACGGCCCGTCCGACAAGCTGAATTTCGACCAGTCGGTCGAGCCGGTCGACGCGGCCGCCGTCGCCCCCGCCAAGTAA
- a CDS encoding ABC transporter ATP-binding protein encodes MRNSATQPVVDAAGVTYTLEVAGHPLHILKNVSLRVEASEVAAIVGPSGSGKTSLLMLLAGLERATSGRVVVAGQDLAGLSEDDLAVFRRHNLGIVFQSFHLIPSLTALDNVGLALEIASPDLSLAQTREAAAAALEAVGLGGRLHHRPAALSGGEQQRVGLARAMIAKPRLLLADEPTGNLDQETGAVVVELMFDLARKQGTAVVLITHDPSLAARADRVFTMTSGELVETRSVAA; translated from the coding sequence ATGCGCAATTCGGCAACACAGCCGGTGGTCGATGCTGCAGGCGTCACCTACACGCTGGAGGTTGCAGGCCACCCACTGCACATCCTCAAGAACGTGTCGCTGCGGGTCGAAGCATCGGAGGTGGCGGCGATCGTCGGCCCCTCGGGCAGCGGCAAGACCTCGTTGCTGATGCTGCTGGCGGGGTTGGAGCGCGCCACCTCCGGCCGCGTCGTCGTTGCCGGGCAGGACCTCGCCGGGCTGAGCGAGGACGACCTGGCGGTGTTTCGCCGCCATAACCTCGGCATCGTGTTCCAGAGCTTTCACCTGATCCCCTCGCTCACCGCGCTCGACAATGTCGGCCTGGCGCTCGAGATCGCCTCGCCCGACCTGTCGCTGGCGCAGACGCGCGAGGCCGCCGCCGCGGCGCTCGAGGCGGTCGGCCTTGGCGGCCGGTTGCATCATCGACCGGCGGCTCTGTCGGGCGGCGAGCAGCAGCGCGTCGGCCTGGCGCGCGCCATGATCGCCAAGCCGCGCCTGCTGCTGGCGGACGAGCCGACCGGCAATCTCGACCAGGAAACCGGCGCCGTGGTGGTCGAGCTGATGTTCGATCTGGCCCGCAAGCAGGGCACCGCCGTGGTGCTGATCACCCATGACCCATCGCTGGCGGCGCGCGCCGACCGGGTGTTCACCATGACATCCGGCGAGCTGGTCGAAACCCGTTCGGTTGCCGCCTGA
- the cydB gene encoding cytochrome d ubiquinol oxidase subunit II, translating into MSTIPLDYETLRILWWALLGILLIGFAIMGGRDLGVGTLLPFVARTDDERRVLLNLVGPTWEGNQVWLILGGGAIFAAWPQLYAVSFSGFYIAMIAILLALIIRPVGFKFRGKVNDPRWRATWDAALFVGGFLPSLIFGVAVGNVFLGAPFQLDVTQRVAYSGNFFGLLTPFALLAGLVSLMMIATQGAAVIAGRTDGEMAERARRYGRWSALATIVLFVVGGLFALYVLEGYRLVGPAQTIAPSNPLGKEVVREVGAWGGNYGAMPWTMALPILAVFGSLVAWWALGARARLVALLGSSLAIFGIIATAGLSLFPFLLPSSTDPQSSLTVWDASSSQLTLFFMLCATIVFLPIILAYTSWVFRVMRGPVTTESLGKNPNAY; encoded by the coding sequence ATGAGCACCATTCCTCTCGACTATGAAACGCTGCGCATCCTGTGGTGGGCGCTGCTCGGCATCCTGCTGATCGGCTTTGCTATCATGGGCGGGCGCGATCTGGGGGTCGGCACGCTGCTGCCCTTCGTCGCGAGGACCGACGACGAACGGCGCGTGCTGCTCAACCTCGTCGGCCCGACCTGGGAGGGCAACCAGGTGTGGCTGATCCTAGGCGGCGGCGCCATCTTTGCCGCCTGGCCGCAGCTCTATGCGGTCAGCTTCTCCGGCTTTTACATCGCCATGATCGCGATCCTGCTGGCGCTGATCATCCGGCCGGTGGGCTTCAAATTCCGCGGCAAGGTGAACGATCCGCGCTGGCGCGCCACCTGGGACGCCGCCCTGTTCGTCGGCGGCTTCCTGCCGTCGCTGATCTTCGGCGTCGCCGTAGGCAATGTGTTCCTCGGCGCGCCCTTCCAGCTCGATGTGACGCAACGCGTCGCCTATAGCGGCAACTTCTTCGGCCTTCTGACCCCCTTCGCCCTGCTCGCCGGGCTGGTCAGCCTCATGATGATCGCGACGCAGGGCGCCGCGGTGATTGCCGGCCGCACCGATGGCGAGATGGCGGAGCGGGCCCGGCGCTATGGCCGCTGGTCGGCGCTTGCCACCATCGTGCTGTTCGTCGTTGGCGGGCTGTTCGCGCTCTACGTGCTCGAAGGCTACCGGCTGGTCGGCCCGGCGCAGACCATCGCGCCCTCGAACCCGCTGGGCAAGGAGGTCGTGCGGGAAGTCGGCGCCTGGGGCGGCAATTACGGTGCCATGCCGTGGACCATGGCGCTGCCGATCCTGGCGGTGTTCGGCAGTCTGGTGGCATGGTGGGCGCTGGGCGCCCGTGCCCGGCTGGTGGCGTTGCTCGGCTCGAGCCTTGCCATCTTCGGCATCATCGCCACCGCCGGCCTGTCGCTGTTCCCGTTCCTATTGCCTTCATCGACCGACCCGCAGTCGAGCCTCACTGTCTGGGACGCGTCGTCGAGCCAGTTGACGCTGTTCTTCATGCTATGCGCCACGATCGTCTTCCTGCCGATCATCCTCGCCTACACCAGCTGGGTGTTCCGGGTGATGCGTGGGCCGGTGACGACCGAGAGCCTCGGCAAGAACCCCAACGCCTACTAG
- a CDS encoding heme-binding beta-barrel domain-containing protein, protein MRQHLQAAVAVAAMTLSGMATPALADPVEVLNSYVGNWKGAGTLVGGQKPEPFRCRLGISKGNLNKINYAGRCSLIDMNLSVSGTIAYDDKSQRYQAAMSSNAGFTGLAVGQIKGETISFDLREKQRDRGGNDVRIGSRIFLKDNAITVDFEVEFNNSGQVLTASVPFAR, encoded by the coding sequence ATGAGACAGCACTTGCAGGCCGCGGTGGCCGTAGCCGCCATGACGCTGTCGGGAATGGCGACGCCGGCGCTGGCCGACCCCGTCGAAGTCCTGAACTCCTATGTCGGCAACTGGAAGGGCGCCGGCACGCTGGTGGGTGGCCAGAAGCCCGAGCCGTTCCGCTGCCGGCTGGGGATCTCCAAGGGGAACCTCAACAAGATCAACTATGCCGGGCGTTGCAGCCTGATCGACATGAACCTGTCGGTCAGCGGCACCATCGCCTATGACGACAAGTCGCAGCGCTATCAGGCGGCGATGAGTTCGAATGCCGGCTTTACCGGCCTAGCGGTCGGCCAGATCAAGGGGGAGACGATCAGCTTCGACCTGCGCGAGAAGCAGCGGGATCGTGGCGGCAACGATGTGCGCATCGGCTCGCGCATCTTCCTCAAGGACAACGCCATCACCGTCGATTTCGAAGTCGAATTCAACAATTCGGGCCAGGTGCTGACCGCCTCGGTGCCGTTCGCGCGCTAG
- the cydC gene encoding thiol reductant ABC exporter subunit CydC, whose protein sequence is MKAILAFAPLFARLKGAMLLTLLLSLLTLGAGIGLLGLSGWFLTAAALSTLGSAFNIFAPSAGVRGLSFIRILARYGEKLSGHDMTLRLLSDLRAWLFARLFPLLPLARRFGRGDLVSRLLADVEALDTLFLVALGPISTAVVAGAAMTVVLALLLPGAAMLYAVLFFAAVLLVPIGLVLASRRAGAEAIAAGAALRQAVLDAIDGHQDLVLFDGRDAAVASSGSAARRLSAARRRLGRNAALAGGTVQILAGGALVGTLLVGFAALQALQIDGPLLAGLLLAIIASFEASAMLVRSATRLAGAAAAADRLQAIATSPAAVAEPAAPLPIASGGDIRLEAVCFGYDPAHPVIDELNLAIRTGECVAITGPSGAGKSTIAQLLLRLVDPDAGVVRLNGSDLRHVAGPELRRRVALMTQDAPVFLDTVRANLRIGRDDADDADLWRVLEAVRLADFVRGLPGQLDAVVGEAGRTLSAGQARRICLARTLLSQADVIVFDEPTSGLDFETEANFLAELPALTHGRTAIVITHAAVPPSFDRVLELRAGQLRERRAQPSGS, encoded by the coding sequence ATGAAAGCCATTCTCGCCTTTGCCCCGCTGTTTGCCCGGCTGAAGGGCGCCATGCTGCTGACCCTGCTGCTGTCGCTGCTGACGCTGGGCGCCGGCATCGGGCTGCTCGGCCTCTCCGGCTGGTTCCTCACCGCCGCGGCGCTCAGCACGCTCGGCTCGGCCTTCAACATCTTTGCGCCCTCGGCGGGTGTGCGCGGCCTCTCCTTCATCCGCATCCTCGCGCGCTATGGCGAAAAGCTGAGCGGCCACGACATGACGCTGCGGCTGCTTTCCGATTTAAGGGCCTGGCTGTTCGCCCGGCTGTTTCCGCTGCTGCCGCTGGCGCGCCGCTTCGGCCGCGGCGACCTGGTGAGCCGACTGCTGGCCGATGTCGAGGCGCTCGACACGCTGTTCCTCGTGGCGCTCGGGCCGATCAGCACGGCGGTCGTCGCCGGGGCCGCGATGACTGTCGTGCTGGCGCTGCTATTGCCCGGTGCGGCGATGCTCTACGCGGTGCTGTTCTTTGCGGCGGTGCTGTTGGTGCCGATTGGCCTGGTGCTGGCCTCGCGCCGCGCCGGCGCCGAGGCAATCGCGGCTGGTGCGGCACTACGCCAGGCCGTGCTCGATGCCATCGATGGGCATCAGGATCTGGTGCTGTTCGACGGCCGCGATGCCGCCGTTGCCAGCTCGGGCAGCGCCGCCCGACGCCTGTCGGCGGCGCGTCGTCGCCTCGGCCGCAATGCTGCACTGGCGGGGGGCACAGTACAGATCCTGGCGGGTGGTGCGCTGGTCGGCACGCTGCTGGTCGGTTTCGCGGCGCTGCAGGCGCTCCAGATCGACGGGCCGCTGCTGGCCGGGCTGCTGCTGGCCATCATCGCCAGCTTCGAGGCCTCGGCCATGCTGGTGCGAAGCGCCACCCGCCTTGCCGGCGCCGCCGCAGCAGCCGACCGCCTGCAGGCCATCGCGACGAGCCCCGCCGCCGTCGCCGAGCCGGCTGCGCCGCTGCCCATCGCATCGGGCGGCGACATCCGCCTCGAGGCGGTATGCTTCGGTTACGATCCGGCGCACCCGGTCATCGACGAGCTGAACCTCGCCATCCGCACCGGCGAATGCGTGGCCATCACCGGGCCGAGCGGCGCCGGCAAATCGACCATCGCGCAACTGCTGCTGCGGCTCGTCGATCCCGATGCCGGCGTGGTGCGGCTCAACGGCTCCGATCTGCGCCATGTGGCCGGCCCCGAGCTGCGCCGCCGCGTCGCCCTGATGACCCAGGATGCGCCGGTGTTCCTCGATACCGTGCGCGCCAACCTGCGAATCGGTCGCGACGACGCCGACGATGCCGACCTGTGGCGGGTGCTCGAGGCGGTGCGCCTGGCCGACTTCGTCAGAGGCCTGCCTGGCCAGCTCGATGCCGTGGTCGGCGAGGCCGGCCGTACCCTCTCGGCGGGCCAGGCGCGGCGGATCTGCCTCGCGCGCACCCTGCTGTCCCAGGCGGATGTGATCGTCTTCGACGAGCCGACCAGCGGCCTCGATTTCGAGACCGAGGCGAATTTTCTCGCCGAGCTGCCGGCCTTGACCCACGGCCGCACCGCCATCGTCATCACCCATGCCGCGGTGCCACCAAGCTTCGACCGGGTGCTCGAACTGAGGGCAGGGCAACTGAGGGAGCGCCGGGCCCAACCGTCTGGTAGCTGA
- the cydD gene encoding thiol reductant ABC exporter subunit CydD produces MNDKAKTAAQGRWLNRLGLADRPLLAAVLGLPLLAGALLVAQALVLASLLDRAIVEGAAPAALLPDVLVLMAILLIRIGLGVLGEVAAVGLGEAIKQRLRTALVGALLRRPPVWTATKSSGELSSAVLEQVEALDGYFTRYLPAMVQAAILPVAFAAVAFSVDWIVGLLFLISAPLIPVFMALVGWGAEAASRSQATALNRLSGRFADRLRGLVTLKLFGQEEAEIARVREASEELRVRTMRVMRIAFLSSAVLEFFAALGVAGVALYVGLTFLDLVTVRSTELTLAAGMFCLLMAPEVYQPLRLLAAHYHDRASARAAVAAIEQEFDTLPAEPIPSPPATALPGAEGGVTLELKNLGLADPAGRPLLTEVNLTLEPGTHLAILGASGIGKSTLLEAIAGLREFTGEIRLDGRMPGAFDEPALRARLAMLGQRQRLFAGTIADNIRLGRRDADHAAVRLAAQRACVTDFADALPQGLATPLGEDGLGLSGGEIQRIALARLYLRDPGLLLLDEPTAHLDGATEALVLDGLAEFARGRTLLVATHSHAVAARMDKLFRIAGGKLLPAPRPKLVRNVGAA; encoded by the coding sequence ATGAACGACAAGGCAAAAACCGCGGCGCAAGGACGCTGGCTGAATCGGCTTGGCCTGGCCGATCGGCCGTTGCTTGCCGCGGTGCTCGGCCTGCCTTTGCTCGCCGGCGCGCTGCTGGTGGCGCAGGCGCTGGTGCTGGCCTCGTTGCTCGATCGCGCCATCGTCGAGGGGGCCGCGCCGGCGGCGCTGCTGCCCGATGTGCTGGTGCTCATGGCCATTCTGCTGATTCGCATCGGGCTCGGCGTGCTGGGCGAGGTGGCGGCCGTCGGCTTGGGCGAGGCGATCAAGCAGCGTCTGCGCACGGCGCTGGTCGGCGCGCTGCTGCGGCGTCCACCGGTGTGGACGGCGACCAAGAGCTCGGGCGAGCTGTCGAGCGCCGTGCTCGAACAGGTCGAGGCACTCGATGGCTACTTCACCCGTTACCTGCCGGCCATGGTCCAGGCGGCCATTCTCCCGGTCGCCTTCGCTGCCGTCGCCTTCTCGGTCGACTGGATCGTGGGGCTGCTGTTCCTGATCTCGGCGCCGCTGATCCCGGTATTCATGGCGCTGGTCGGCTGGGGCGCCGAGGCGGCGAGCCGCTCGCAGGCCACCGCGCTGAACCGCCTGAGCGGCCGTTTTGCCGACCGGCTGCGCGGCCTCGTGACGCTGAAACTGTTCGGCCAGGAGGAGGCCGAGATCGCCCGGGTGCGTGAGGCCTCCGAGGAACTGCGCGTGCGCACCATGCGGGTGATGCGCATCGCCTTCCTCAGCTCGGCCGTGCTCGAGTTCTTCGCTGCGCTCGGCGTGGCGGGCGTAGCGCTCTATGTCGGGCTCACCTTCCTCGATCTCGTCACCGTCCGCAGCACCGAACTGACTCTCGCCGCCGGCATGTTCTGCCTGCTGATGGCGCCCGAGGTGTATCAGCCGCTGCGGCTGCTCGCGGCGCATTATCACGACCGCGCTTCGGCCCGGGCGGCGGTGGCTGCGATCGAACAGGAGTTCGATACTTTGCCGGCTGAACCGATTCCGTCACCGCCTGCGACGGCGTTGCCGGGTGCTGAAGGTGGAGTGACGCTCGAGCTCAAGAACCTCGGGCTCGCCGATCCTGCCGGGCGTCCGCTGCTCACCGAGGTCAACCTGACGCTCGAGCCTGGCACCCATCTCGCCATCCTTGGCGCCAGCGGCATCGGCAAGTCGACGCTGCTCGAAGCCATTGCCGGGCTGCGGGAGTTCACCGGCGAAATCCGTCTCGATGGCCGGATGCCGGGTGCGTTCGACGAACCCGCATTACGGGCGCGCCTCGCCATGCTGGGACAGCGGCAACGGCTCTTCGCCGGCACCATCGCCGACAACATCCGGCTGGGTCGCCGCGACGCCGACCACGCCGCCGTGCGGCTCGCAGCGCAAAGGGCCTGCGTCACCGACTTCGCCGATGCGCTGCCGCAGGGCCTCGCGACGCCGTTGGGGGAAGACGGGCTGGGCCTCTCGGGTGGTGAAATCCAGCGCATCGCGCTGGCGCGCCTCTATCTGCGCGATCCTGGCCTGCTGTTGCTCGACGAGCCGACGGCGCATCTCGACGGCGCCACCGAGGCGCTGGTGCTCGATGGGCTGGCCGAGTTCGCCCGGGGGCGCACGCTGCTTGTCGCCACCCATTCCCACGCCGTCGCCGCCCGCATGGACAAGCTGTTCCGCATCGCCGGCGGCAAGCTGCTGCCTGCGCCCAGGCCCAAGCTGGTCCGGAACGTGGGGGCTGCATGA